A single region of the Nicotiana sylvestris chromosome 6, ASM39365v2, whole genome shotgun sequence genome encodes:
- the LOC104248350 gene encoding protein REVEILLE 6 — MVMALPNLGSFSNPTATASTAATASASNPLSPSDDPSKKIRKPYTITKSRESWTEPEHDKFLEALQLFDRDWKKIEAFVGSKTVIQIRSHAQKYFLKVQKNGTNEHLPPPRPKRKAAHPYPQKASKSAPALSPVTASFQASLPLPDPGFVTRPDTSLLPSNPVTVASVPSWTDNSVPPVSLSQMNKDNVREPGQPVANTHCCSSNESTPGSKSTGEVMERTQGPSLRVLPDFVQVYNFIGSVFDPAVTGHLQKLKKMDRIDVETVLLLMRNLSINLTSPDFEHHRQLLSSYDMDMEKQCKSSHQLQPT, encoded by the exons ATGGTCATGGCCCTTCCTAATCTTGGCTCCTTCTCCAACCCAACCGCCACCGCTTCCACCGCCGCAACTGCGTCGGCCTCCAACCCGTTATCGCCTTCCGATGACCCGTCAAAGAAAATTCGAAAACCCTACACCATTACCAAGTCCCGCGAAAGCTGGACCGAACCCGAGCACGATAAGTTCCTTGAAGCTCTTCAACT GTTTGACCGGGACTGGAAAAAGATTGAAGCGTTTGTTGGATCAAAAACTGTTATTCAG ATACGTAGCCATGctcaaaaatattttctgaaGGTCCAGAAGAACGGAACCAATGAACATCTACCTCCTCCTCGGCCAAAAAGAAAAGCCGCTCATCCCTACCCTCAGAAAGCCTCAAAAAGTG CTCCAGCTCTCTCACCGGTGACTGCATCATTTCAAGCTTCACTTCCATTACCGGATCCTGGATTTGTAACAAGGCCTGATACTTCTTTGTTACCTAGCAATCCAGTTACTGTTGCATCTGTGCCATCATGGACTGACAACTCTGTGCCACCAGTCAGTTTGTCCCAAATGAATAAAG ATAACGTGAGAGAACCAGGTCAACCTGTGGCCAATACTCATTGTTGCAGTAGCAATGAAAGCACTCCAGGATCAAAATCAACAGGTGAAGTGATGGAGCGGACTCAGGGACCTTCGTTGAGAG TTTTGCCTGACTTTGTTCAAGTATACAACTTCATCGGCAGCGTATTCGACCCTGCTGTTACCGGACACTTgcagaaattgaaaaaaatggaTCGCATTGATGTTGAGACG GTGTTGTTGCTGATGAGAAACCTCTCCATCAATCTTACAAGCCCTGATTTTGAGCATCAT AGGCAGCTGCTTTCATCTTATGATATGGACATGGAGAAGCAGTGCAAATCAAGTCATCAATTACAACCAACTTGA